The DNA sequence GCGCTGCGGAAAACCTCTCTGCCGTGGCGGCCTGCTCCACCGTGATCGCCACATCGCTCGCAAGCATTCCCGCGCTGGTTTACCGCCGGCAGGGCGGAAATCGCATCGAGGCGATGGGGCATCCGCTCTATCGCATCACCCGGCAGGGGGTGAACGAGGCCATGACCTGGCCCGATTTCGTGGAGCACATGCTGTCATCCGCCTTGCTCTCCGGCAACGGGCTGGCGGAGATCATGCGCACCACCAACGGGGCGCTGGCGGGCTTCCGATTTATCCCCTGGGGAATGGTGACCGTGGTGCAGCTGGCCAGCGGGCGGCTCGCTTTCGACGTGGCGGATGGCCGCGGTGGCACGCGCCGGCTGCTGCCGGAAGAGGTGCTGCACCTGCGCGACAGGACCGATGGCAACGGCGTGGGCGTGTCGCGCCTGAGCCGCGCCGCGGACGTGATTTCCGCCGTTCAGGCCACAAACGGCTTCGCGCGGAACTTCCTTGAGAATGGCGGCCGCCCGGGTGGGGTGATCAAATCGGCGCAGCCGCTCACCCAGGAGCAGCTTGAGCTGCTGAGATCGCAATTCCATGCGAAGTATTCTGGCACGGCGAACGCCGGCCGGACGCTGATCCTCGACCACGGGATGGAATGGACTGCCGCGCAGATATCACCCGAGGATGCGGAGCTGCTGGAGTCCCGCAAGTTCGGCGTGGAAGAAATCTGCCGGCTCTTTCAGGTGCCGCCGCCCCTCGTGCAGGACTACAGCCACAACACCTTTACCAATTCCGAGACGGCGGGCCGCTGGTTCGCGATGTTCACCCTCGCCCCCTGGGCGCGGAAGATCGAGGCGGAGTTTGCGCGCAGCGTCTTCTCCACGGGCAGCGGATTTGAGCTGGAGCTGGATCTGTCCGGATTCCTGCGTGGGGATCCGACCACCCGATGGAACGCCCACAAGATCGCGTTGGAGGCCGGCGTTCTGACCGCCAACGAGGTGCGCGAAATCGAGGGCTGGAACCCCAAGACCGAACCGGCTTCCGAGCAAGCTGAATAAGCATGGCTGGTCGCGCCGCCCTGATCAGTAAGAGCGACTTGGACCGCATGGCCAAGATCGTCCGCGCGCACGGCGTCGTGTTCAAAGGGCGGGTTGATGCCGTGGGCGGCCTCTCGTTCGAGATCGCTCCGACGACAGTCCAAGGCGCCGGTGCCCCCGATGATCTCGACGCGCGGCTAGACGAATATGGTGCCTCGTGAAGTCACGTCCTGAATACGTTACCAGTTTCCGCGATCGCCACGGCAAGGTCCGGTGGCGCTTCCGGCGCAAGGGCTACGCCACGCACTATTTCAAGGCACCCTTCGGCACAAAGGCGTTCGAGCAGGAATACGCTGACTGTCTCAGCGCCGAGCCGCCTAAAATCGGCGCCGGCCGTATTCGGCCGGGCAGTGTAGCGGATGCCATAGCGCGCTATTACAGCGACAACGCCTTTCGCGACCTTCGACCATCGACCCAGCAGGTCTATCGCGGAGTGTTGGAGCGATTCCGCTCCACATTCGGTGATGATCCGATCCGCGCGCTCGATGCCCAACGCATCGCCCGACTGATGAACGCTATGCGGCATAAGCCCCACGCGGCGGCCCGGCTGAGAAAGCTGCTGGCGCAGCTCTTCATCATTGCCAGGCGCGAGAAGCTCGTCCCCGGCACCTTTGATCCGGTGAAGGACACCCGCCCGCCGAAGGCCGACAGCGAAGGTTATCACCGCTGGACCGAGGCAGAGCTGACGCAGTTCGAAGACACGCACCCTCTCGGCACCAAACCTCGCCTCGCCTTCGCCTTGCTGCTCTATGGCGCCCAGCGCAGCGGCGACGTTAGGTTTCTCACGCGCACAGCGATCGCAGAGGGCCGTATCCGGCTGAAGCAGAGCAAAACCACTAACTCGGTTGACGTTCCCATTATCGTCCCGCTCAGCGAAGCATTGCAGGCCGGGCCGCTGGGCGACGTGCTGGTGCTCGAAAGCCGTACCGGCACGGCCTTCACCGCCAAGGGCTTCTACAATCTGATCAAGCGAGCTTGCATCGCCGCCGGCCTACCTCACTGCTCCGCTCATGGCCTCCGCAAGTCGGCCGCGCGGCGCTGCCGGGAGGCTGGCTGTTCAGACGAAGAGGGGATGGCCATCACCGGCCACAAGACCGTCCGCGAGTATCGGCGCTACGCTGGCGAAGCCTCGCAAGGAAGCCGCGCGGACGCAGCAATGGCTAAAGTGATGGCTAACCTCTCGAAAAAGGTAGCCAGCGCATCAAACCAAGATGCTGAAAAGGCAGGGTAATGCTAATCAAGCTGGATGCCCCGCGAGGATTCGAACCTCGATTGACGGAGTCAGAGTCCGTAGTCTTACCTTTAGACGACGGGGCAATGCGGAGCGGCGCACTTAGGCAGGCGCGACCGAATCGTCAAGCCGCCGATTTCGGGCGAAACTTGCTCCGCCCCCTGGCATTCGCTAGCCTGCACGCAAGTACCCGCCGATGGCGGGCGAGAACGATAAGAAAGTGTGCAGCATTATGGCGGATTTCTCTCCGCCGGATGAACGCAGGGGCAAGGCCGCGACAGGTGCGGGCCGCCCGCCCGGTGGCCCCCGCAAGCGGAAGCCCCGACGCGAAACTTCCGGCGAAAATTCCGGCGACAGGCCCGGCCCGGGCGTCCAGCAAGGCAGCGCGTGGCGGCGCCAGCCGCGGCAGGCCTATGCTGCCATTGACCTCGGCACCAACAATTGCCGCCTGCTGATCGCACGGCCCGCTGACGACAATTTCGTGGTGATCGACGCCTTCAGCCGGGTAGTGCGGCTGGGCGAAGGCCTGGCGCAGACCGGGCGGCTGAGCCAGGAAGCAATGGATCGCGCTGTGGGCGCCCTGCGCATCTGTTCCGAAAAGCTGCGCAAGCGCAATGTGCATCTTGCCCGTTCGGTCGCAACAGAGGCCTGCCGCCGCGCGTCGAACGGAATGGAATTCATCGAGCGCGTTCGCAGCGAAACCGGCATCCAGCTGGACATCATCACGGCGGAGGAAGAGGCGCGGCTTGCCGTGCTGGGCTGCCACGTGCTGCTAGAAGACGGCCCCGGCCCGGCGATGATTTTCGACATCGGCGGCGGATCGACCGAACTGGTGCTGATCGAATCCGGCGCCCCCGTCCCGCGCATCCTGGATTGGCAGAGCGTGCCCTGGGGGGTCGTGTCGCTCAGCGAGACGATCGGGCTGGAGGAAGGCGATCGCGACCACCGGCTGTCCCGCTATGGCGAGATGCGCCGAATCGTCACGGAAAGCTTTGCGGAATTCGCGGCGCGAATCGCCCACCATCATAATGACGCACTGCGCCTGCTGGGCACCAGCGGCACGGTGACCACGCTGGCCAGCCTGCATCTCAACCTGCCCCAATATGATCGGCGGGCCGTGGACGGGCTGATCGTGCCCGCCAAGGCCATGCGGAGCATTTCGGATCGGCTGTCCGGCATGTCGCCCGACGAGCGTCGCACGCTGCCATGCATCGGCCGGGAACGCGCCGATCTGGTGGTGGCGGGCTGCGCGATACTGGAAAGCATTCTCGATATCTGGCCCGCCCCGCGCCTAGGCGTGGCCGACCGGGGCATACGCGAAGGGATATTGCGCGGCATGATGACAGCGGATGCAGACGGCATGGAAGCGCAGGCGGCCTTGCGCCGGCTGCGGCGGGGGATGGCATGACCAGGGGCCGCGGCGATACCGACCGGCGGGTGCGGACGGGGCGCGGGCGAACCGCGTCTTCCGTTCGCTGGCTGGAGCGGCAGTTGAACGATCCCTATGTGAAGCAGGCCAAGGCAGAGGGCTATCGCAGCCGCGCCGCCTACAAGCTGATCGAGCTGGACGAGCGCTTCGACCTGTTGAAGGGTGCGCGCCGCGTGGTTGATCTGGGCATCGCGCCTGGCGGCTGGAGCCAGGTGGTGCGCAAGCAGGTGCCCGCTGCCGCGGTGGTTGGCATCGACCTGCTGGAGACCGAGCCGCTGGAAGGCGTCACCATCCTGCAGATGGACTTCATGGATGATGCAGCGCCGGCGCGGCTGGAGGAGGCGCTGGATGGCGCCCCGGATCTCGTCCTGTCGGACATGGCGGCCAATACGGTCGGGCACAAGCAGACCGACCATTTGCGCACCATGGGGCTGGTGGAAGCGGCGGCCTATTTCGCCGTGGACACGCTGGCGGAAGGCGGCACCTTCGTGGCGAAAGTCCTTGCCGGGGGCACGGACAGCGATCTGCTGACGCTGCTGAAGAAGCACTTCCGCGCTGTGAAGCACGCCAAACCGCCGGCGAGCCGCAAGGGCTCGTCGGAATGGTATGTGATCGCTCAGGGCTTCAAAGGGCGCGGCTGACCACCGGTCAGCTCAGCGCCCCAGCGTCTGCCTCAGTTCTGCACCGCCGCGTTGGTGGAGGGCACGGGCTGTTCCGCCCCCGCGGCGCCGGTGGTCTCGACAGTGTCGGAGGCAGCACCTTCGGCCACGCCCGGGCCTTCACCCGGTGCATCCGCGCCTTCGGCGGCAGCTTCGGTCGGGCTGGCTTCCGGTGCCGGAAGCGGCAGGTTGCTGCCGTTGGCATTCAGATAGGCGATGACGTTGGCGCGATCTTCGATGCTGGAGAGGCCGGCGAAGCTCATCTTCGTGCCCGGCGCATAGGCGCGCGGGCTCTTCAGCCACTCGTTCAGCTCGTCGAAGGTCCAGTTGCCGCCATGGCTGGAGAGCGCGTCGGAGAAGGCGAAGCCGCCAACGCCCTTGCCAATCGCCTCACCCACGACGCCGTGCAGATTCGGGCCGATGCCGTTTGCGGCACCCTGCGCGATCGTGTGGCACGAGGTGCACTTGGCGAACACCTTCTCGCCCGCGGCCGGATCGGCCGTGGCCAGGACCTGCAGGAAGCTGGGCCCCGCGTCGCCGCCTTCCTCTTCCGCAGCCTGCACCGGATAACCGGCCGTTTCCGGCGCCTCCGGCTTGTCTGCATGGAAATACATGCCGCTGACGATGGAAAGGCCAAGAGCCACGACACCACTAAAGAGCGTCCAGCCGGCGATGGTATTGAAGCGATCGGTCATCGAGAGATTGTCTGCCGTTGTCCCCGTTTGCGCGCCGCTCTAGTGGCGGCATGCGCGGCGTGCAAGTCCGATAGTGGCTTGCCCGGGCAGTTCGGCACGGTTACCGGCTTCGCCCCATGGACAGCTTCCCCGCACCGGCGCTTGAACTGGTCGAAAAAATGCGCGCGGCGGCAGCGGCCGACCCTGCTCGCGCGGTCGCGTTCCAGGGGGCTCCCGGTGCCAATTCGCATCGTGCGGCGCTGGAATGGGATCCCGGCTGCCTGCCCCTGCCGTGCTTCGCCTTCGAAGATGCGTTGGAGGCGGTGAACAGCGGCACGGCGGACAGCGCCATCATCCCGATCGAAAATTCGCAGAACGGCCGCGTGGCGGATATCCATTTCCTGCTGCCCGAAAGCGGCCTGGCCATTGTGGGCGAGCACTTCCTGCCGATCAGCCATACGGTGATGGGGCTGACCAAGGGCCCCTATCGCGTGGCCTACAGCCATCCCCAGGCGCTGGGCCAGACGCGCTTCTGGCTGCGGGAGCGGGGGATCGTCCCGGTTTCCTATGCCGACACGGCGGGCGCAGCGGCGCTGGTGAAGGAATTGGGCGATCCCGCGGCCTGCGCGATCGCGCCGGAACTCGCCGCCGATCTCTATGGCCTGGAAGTGGCCGAGCGCGGGGTAAAGGACGCGGCCGACAATATGACGCGCTTCGTCATCCTCGCCCGGCAGCAGGTCGATCCCGCCACGCTGAACGGCGATACGGCCATGACCACCTTCATCTTCGAGGTGAAGAACCTGCCCGCCGCGCTGTACAAGGCACTGGGCGGCTTCGCCACCAACGGCGTGAACATGACCAAGCTGGAAAGCTACCAGCAGGGGGCGAGCTTCGCCGCCACCATGTTCTATGCCGACATCGTGGGCGCCCCGGGCGATCCGGCGGTCGACCGGGCAATGGAAGAGCTGGCGTTCCACTGCAAGGAACTGCGCATCCTCGGCAGCTACCGCCAGGCACGGCAACGCCCCTGATCAGCCACGGGCTACGGGAATGCCGGTTGCGCCCGCGGGCGCTCCGTGTCACCACCCGCCGGTGACTGGGGCCAAGGGGCAGATCGCATCCACGCTCGCCGATGGCGGGGTTGCACGCGACTGGCAGCAGCTGCGCGCAGAGGCGGATATGCAGTTTTCGCCGATCCCCGCCCCGCCCCCGCGTGAGCCGGCAGAGGTTCCGTATTGGCTGGAATGGCTGGGCGAAATGCTGCGGCGGTTGTTTTCCCATCTGGGCGACGCATTGGACGGGGCCGCATCCCTCCTCGGCCTGTCGGGCGATGTCCTGCTGTGGATCATCGCGGCGGCAGGGGCCGCACTGCTGGCATTCCTTCTCTGGCGGCTGGCCTCCCGCCTGGGGCTTCACGCAAAGCCAGGGGCCGAGCATGGCCCGGACTGGGCGCCAGAGGCAGCCGAAGCGCAGATCCTGCTGGAGGAAGCCGACAGGCTTGCTGCGGAGGGCCAGTATGACGCGGCGACCCATCTGCTCCTGCGCCGCAGCGTCCAGCAGATCCGAGCCGCGCGACCCGGGCTGCTCGAACCATCCACCACCGCGCGGGAGATCGCAGCGCTGGCCGTCCTGCCGGAGGGCGCCCGCCGCGCCTTCGCGGTGATCGCCGGACGCGTGGAACGCAGCCTGTTTGCCCTGCGTAACCTCTCCGCGGAGGACTGGCACGTCGCCCGCGCCGCCTACGCCGATTTTGCCCTGCCGGCCGGCGAGCCCGCAGCCGCGCCATGAGCGGTGGAGGCAGTCATTTCTCGCGCGGGGCAGCTCTGGCGCTCGTGGTCGCCAGCGCGGCGACGCTGCTGTTCGTGCTCTACGCTATGGGCCGCGGGTGGGACGGGAACGACGGCAACAATGGCGGTGCCCATGCCGCCGCGCGCGGGCTCAACGGCTTTGCCGGGCTTGCGGACCTGCTGAAACGGCGCGGCCTGCAGGTGACGCTGTCGCGCAGCGCCGCGCATCTGGATGATGAGGCGCTGCTGATCCTCACCCCGCCGCATGACAGTGACGGGAAGGAACTGGCCGAACTGCTGCAGGAACGCCGCTATGTCGGTCCCACGCTGGTGATCCTTCCCAAATGGCTTGCCGCACCCCCGCCGCCCGGCGCGACGGCAGAGCATCCGCGCGGCTGGGTCAGGCTGATCGGCGCGCTGGCACCGACTTTTACCGGCGACATGAAGAAGCTCGACATGCTCGATCCGGCGATTTCGGCGCAGCGCAGCTGGCGCGGCCTGGGCCTTGCGGGGACTTTTCCCGCACCCGATGCCGTCCAGACGGTGGATGATCCGGACATCATTCCGCTGGTTTCCACCGGCTCCGGCAGGACACTGGCAGGCTATTGGGACAATGGCGGGTTCTATCCCGAACTTGCGGAAGCGGCGGGGCGGCCCGCCACCGAAGAAGACACCGATGCAAGCGCCTGGCCGGTGGTGTTCGTCGCCGAGCCGGACCTCATGAACAATTACGGCATGGCCGATCTCCAACGCGCCGAAGCCGCGCTGCAGATCGTCGAGACGACGCTGGAGGACTACGATCTTCCCGTGGTCTTCGATCTCACCCTCGTTGGGCTGGGGTTTGCGGAGAACCCGCTGACCCTCGCCTTCCGGCCGCCCTTCCTCGCGGCCACGCTGTGCCTCGCGCTGGCCCTGCTGGTAATCGGCTGGCGCGCCTTCCGCCGGTTCGGCGCGCCTGTCACCCCCGCCTCGGCGCTCGCCATGGGCAAGGAGCAGCTCGCCCGCAACGGCGCGGCGCTGGTGCAGCGCACGGGGCGGCTGCATCTGCTGGGGCCACCCTATGCCGCCATGCTCGCCGCGCGGATCGGCCGCGCGCTGGGGATCCGCGAAAGCGATCCCGGGCTGCGTGAGGCCGCCATTGCCCGCACGCTGGCGGCGCGAGGCAGAGATGAGCTCGATTATGCCGGCCATTCCGAGGCGCTCAGATCCGCGCGCCGGCCCGGCGATTTGCTGCGCGCCGCCCGGGCGCTGAAAGTGATCGAAAGGACAGTAGAAGAATGACCATGTCGCTCGATGAGACCCGCTCCCTCGCGGGGGCCATCCGCACCGAGATCGGCAAGGCGATCGTAGGCCAGGAGGAAACGGTCGAGCACCTGCTGATCGCGCTGGTGGCGCAGGGCCATGTGCTGCTGGAAGGCCCGCCGGGCACGGCCAAGACCTTTCTGGCCCAGTGCTTCGCCACTGCAACGGGGATGGAATTCGGCCGAATCCAGTTCACGCCGGACTTGCTTCCGGGTGATATTCTGGGCTCCAACCTGTTCAATTTCCAGACCAGCCAGTTCACCCTCACCCGCGGTCCGATCTTTCGCGAACTGCTGCTGGCGGATGAGATCAATCGTACGCCGCCCAAGACGCAGGCCGCCCTGCTGGAAGCGATGCAGGAGCGGCGGGTAACGCTGGACGGCGAAGCGCACGCCCTGCCCCCCGGCTTCATGGTGGTGGCAACGCAGAATCCGATCGAGAACCAGGGGGTCTATCCGCTGCCCGAAGCGCAGTTGGACCGCTTCCTGTTCAAGCTGCTGGTTCCCTATCCCAGCGCCGAGGAAGAGGCGGCAATCGTGCGCCGCTTCGGCCAGCACAGCGGACCGCCCCGGCCGGCCGAGTTCGGCATCGGCGCCGTGGCCGACGCAGCCAGCATCGCCGCCGCGCAGCAAGCGGTGAAGGGGGTGACGCTGGCAGAGGAGGTGATCGCCTACACCGTCGCGCTGGTCCGCGCGACGCGCGAAACGGCGGAGCTGGCAGGCGGCGCCAGCCCGCGGGCCGCCGTGCTGCTGGCCAATTCCGCCCGTGCGCGGGCTGCGCTGCATGGCCGCGACTATGTCTTGCCGGATGATGTGAAGGCCCTCGCCGCCTCCGCCCTGCGCCATCGCTTGCTGCTGTCTCCCGCGGCAGAAATCGACGGGCGGCAGGTGGAGGATCTGGTCGCCGAGCTGGTCGAGCGGACCGAGGCGCCGCGATAGACGTGAAGGCGCCCATCGCCCCTACCACACGCCCGCTGGTGGCGCTCGCCCTGCTGGCGCCGGCCGCGGTGATTACGGCTGCCGTCGCGCCCGCAATGTGGTGGCTGGCGCCGCTGCTGGGAGTGGCGCTGCTGGCGCTGGTGGCGGTGGATGGCATGCTGGCCGGCAGGCTGGCGGAGATGGCGCTGGATGCGCCCGCCGATGCCGAAGTAGGCCAGCCCCTTGCCCTGTCGCTCCGCGCCCGTTTCAGCCGGCCACCCGCCGCGGCTCCGCAGGCTTCGCTGGGCTTCGCTACGCGCCTGGGCCAAGGCGGCGCGGCGCAATTCGATCTGGCGGAAGAGGGCGCAGCCGGAAGTTGGCGGGGGCAGGCCTTCATCACGCCGGTGCGGCGGGGAACGGGAACCGTGCAGGAACTGTGGCTGCGCTGGCCCGGCCCGCTGCGGCTGGCGTGGCGGCAGGCCTCCGCGCCGGTCGAGGCGGAGGTGAGAATCTGGCCCGATCTCACGCCCGTGCGCTCCCCGGCGCTGCAGGCCTTCCTGCGTGACGCGCAGTTCGGCATGGTCGCGCGGCGCATTCGCGGCGAAGGCACGCAGTTCGAGGCGCTGAGCGAATATGAAGCAGGCATGGACCGCCGCCGCATCGACTGGAAAGCCAGCGCGCGCCACACCCGGCTTTATGCCCGGGAAAACGAGGCGGAGCGCGACAACCAGATCGTCTTCGCTTTCGATTGCGGCAGCGCCATGTGCGAGCCCGTGGACGGGCTGCCGCGCATCGATCGCGCCGTGTCCGCCGCGCTTACCGCCGCCTATGTCGCGCTGAAGGGCGGCGATCGGGTCGCGCTCTATGGCTTTGCAGAGCGGCCCTGGCTGCTGACACCCTTCGCCACGGAGCCCCGCAATTTCCATCGCCTGCAGAGCGCCGCAGCGGGCCTCGATTACCACGCGCGAGAGCCGAACTTCACGCTCGCCCTCGCCACGCTGGCGGGGCAGTTGCGGCGGCGTTCGCTGATCGTGCTGTTTTCCGACTTCACCGACAGCACCTCGGCCGAACTGATGATCGAAAGTCTGGGCCGGCTGGTGCGGCATCATCTGGTGATCTTCGTGACGATGGAAGACAGCGAACTCACTTCCCTCGCCGGCGCCGAACCCGCGACGATCGGCGATCTTGCCACCGCCGTGGCGGCTGACGGGCTGGCGCGTCAGCGCGCGGCCGTGCTGCAGCGGCTGCGCAGGCTGGGCGTGGATGTGATCGAGGCGCCTTGGCGCGCGATCGGCTATCGCCTGATCGACCGCTATCTTGCGACGAAGCGGGCGGAGGCGATCGGCTGATGGCCCTCTCGCTCCGCCTCACCTTTCGCAAGTCCGGCGACGGCGAGGCTCCGCCCGATATCGAAGCCGCCAGCCTGCGCTCCGACCGTTTCCGGCTGGAGCGCGAAGGCGAATGGCGGCGGCTGGAGCGGATCGTGACCGCGCTGGAGAAAGGGCGTCCCGGTCGCATTTCGGATGAGGATCTGCTCGCCCTGCCGGCGCTCTACCGACAGGCCGCGTCCAGCCTTTCGGTCGCGCGTGAAACCTCGCTGGATGCGGCGACGCTGGCCTATCTGGAGGCGCTGGTGCGCCGCGCCTTCTTCCAGATCTACGGCACGCGCCAATCGCTGCTTTCGTGGCTGCGGGGCTTCCTCGGCGGCCGCTGGGGCGCGGCGGTGCGGGGCCTGTGGCTCGACCTCTGCATCGCGCTGGCGGTGATGATCGCCGGGGCGGTGGCGGGCTGGCTGCTCGTGGCGCGCGACAGCGAGTGGTACTATGCCCTCGTGCCGGGCGAGTTCGTGGGCGGGCGCCAGCCCGGCGCAGAGCGCGAAGTGCTGGAACGGACGCTAGCCGGTGCGGAAGGGCCGCACGGCCTCTCCGTCTTCGCGACCTATCTCTTCTCCAACAACGCCGCCGTTGCGATCATGGCCTTCGCGCTGGGCTTCGCCTTCGGCATTCCCACAATCATGCTGCTGGTCGGAAACATGGCGACACTGGGCGCCATGCTGTGGCTGTTCTGCCAGGCGGGTCTGGGGTGGGAATTTGCCGCGTGGCTCTCCATCCACGGGACCACGGAGATCTTCGCCATCCTGCTGGCGGGCGCTGCTGGCATCCATATCGGCCGGTCCATGGCCTTTCCGGGCACACTTCCGCTGGGGGCGGCCGCCGCGACCAGCGGCAGGCGGGCGGCACAGGTGATGGCGGGTGTAGTCCTGATGCTGGTCCTGGCGGGCCTGCTGGAAGGCTACGGCCGGCAGCTGGTGGAAGACCCCTGGGCGCGGGGGACCATCGGCGGCACGCTGCTGCTTTTCTGGATCGCCTATCTGTTCGCCTTCCGCCCGGCGGGCGAGGGCACCGCGTGATGGCCCTGCCGCGCATCATCGCACGCGCCGGCCGGGAGCGGCAGCTGGTGACGCCGGAGGGGGTCGCCCTGCCGCTCACCGTGGCAAGCCGCGGTGCGCGGGCCGGCGCGCTGCTGCTCGATCTGACGGTGATCGTCACCGCCTTCGTGCTCCTGATCGTAACGCTGCATCTCCTCGGCCTCTCAGCACTAGCGCGGCTGAGC is a window from the Altererythrobacter sp. B11 genome containing:
- a CDS encoding Ppx/GppA phosphatase family protein is translated as MADFSPPDERRGKAATGAGRPPGGPRKRKPRRETSGENSGDRPGPGVQQGSAWRRQPRQAYAAIDLGTNNCRLLIARPADDNFVVIDAFSRVVRLGEGLAQTGRLSQEAMDRAVGALRICSEKLRKRNVHLARSVATEACRRASNGMEFIERVRSETGIQLDIITAEEEARLAVLGCHVLLEDGPGPAMIFDIGGGSTELVLIESGAPVPRILDWQSVPWGVVSLSETIGLEEGDRDHRLSRYGEMRRIVTESFAEFAARIAHHHNDALRLLGTSGTVTTLASLHLNLPQYDRRAVDGLIVPAKAMRSISDRLSGMSPDERRTLPCIGRERADLVVAGCAILESILDIWPAPRLGVADRGIREGILRGMMTADADGMEAQAALRRLRRGMA
- a CDS encoding c-type cytochrome — its product is MTDRFNTIAGWTLFSGVVALGLSIVSGMYFHADKPEAPETAGYPVQAAEEEGGDAGPSFLQVLATADPAAGEKVFAKCTSCHTIAQGAANGIGPNLHGVVGEAIGKGVGGFAFSDALSSHGGNWTFDELNEWLKSPRAYAPGTKMSFAGLSSIEDRANVIAYLNANGSNLPLPAPEASPTEAAAEGADAPGEGPGVAEGAASDTVETTGAAGAEQPVPSTNAAVQN
- a CDS encoding DUF58 domain-containing protein translates to MKAPIAPTTRPLVALALLAPAAVITAAVAPAMWWLAPLLGVALLALVAVDGMLAGRLAEMALDAPADAEVGQPLALSLRARFSRPPAAAPQASLGFATRLGQGGAAQFDLAEEGAAGSWRGQAFITPVRRGTGTVQELWLRWPGPLRLAWRQASAPVEAEVRIWPDLTPVRSPALQAFLRDAQFGMVARRIRGEGTQFEALSEYEAGMDRRRIDWKASARHTRLYARENEAERDNQIVFAFDCGSAMCEPVDGLPRIDRAVSAALTAAYVALKGGDRVALYGFAERPWLLTPFATEPRNFHRLQSAAAGLDYHAREPNFTLALATLAGQLRRRSLIVLFSDFTDSTSAELMIESLGRLVRHHLVIFVTMEDSELTSLAGAEPATIGDLATAVAADGLARQRAAVLQRLRRLGVDVIEAPWRAIGYRLIDRYLATKRAEAIG
- a CDS encoding RlmE family RNA methyltransferase, which gives rise to MTRGRGDTDRRVRTGRGRTASSVRWLERQLNDPYVKQAKAEGYRSRAAYKLIELDERFDLLKGARRVVDLGIAPGGWSQVVRKQVPAAAVVGIDLLETEPLEGVTILQMDFMDDAAPARLEEALDGAPDLVLSDMAANTVGHKQTDHLRTMGLVEAAAYFAVDTLAEGGTFVAKVLAGGTDSDLLTLLKKHFRAVKHAKPPASRKGSSEWYVIAQGFKGRG
- a CDS encoding phage portal protein; its protein translation is MTLIDRIASWAGFERRNDAADPSWSALAPNIGYCGAISARAAENLSAVAACSTVIATSLASIPALVYRRQGGNRIEAMGHPLYRITRQGVNEAMTWPDFVEHMLSSALLSGNGLAEIMRTTNGALAGFRFIPWGMVTVVQLASGRLAFDVADGRGGTRRLLPEEVLHLRDRTDGNGVGVSRLSRAADVISAVQATNGFARNFLENGGRPGGVIKSAQPLTQEQLELLRSQFHAKYSGTANAGRTLILDHGMEWTAAQISPEDAELLESRKFGVEEICRLFQVPPPLVQDYSHNTFTNSETAGRWFAMFTLAPWARKIEAEFARSVFSTGSGFELELDLSGFLRGDPTTRWNAHKIALEAGVLTANEVREIEGWNPKTEPASEQAE
- a CDS encoding prephenate dehydratase → MDSFPAPALELVEKMRAAAAADPARAVAFQGAPGANSHRAALEWDPGCLPLPCFAFEDALEAVNSGTADSAIIPIENSQNGRVADIHFLLPESGLAIVGEHFLPISHTVMGLTKGPYRVAYSHPQALGQTRFWLRERGIVPVSYADTAGAAALVKELGDPAACAIAPELAADLYGLEVAERGVKDAADNMTRFVILARQQVDPATLNGDTAMTTFIFEVKNLPAALYKALGGFATNGVNMTKLESYQQGASFAATMFYADIVGAPGDPAVDRAMEELAFHCKELRILGSYRQARQRP
- a CDS encoding AAA family ATPase, coding for MTMSLDETRSLAGAIRTEIGKAIVGQEETVEHLLIALVAQGHVLLEGPPGTAKTFLAQCFATATGMEFGRIQFTPDLLPGDILGSNLFNFQTSQFTLTRGPIFRELLLADEINRTPPKTQAALLEAMQERRVTLDGEAHALPPGFMVVATQNPIENQGVYPLPEAQLDRFLFKLLVPYPSAEEEAAIVRRFGQHSGPPRPAEFGIGAVADAASIAAAQQAVKGVTLAEEVIAYTVALVRATRETAELAGGASPRAAVLLANSARARAALHGRDYVLPDDVKALAASALRHRLLLSPAAEIDGRQVEDLVAELVERTEAPR
- a CDS encoding tyrosine-type recombinase/integrase, producing MKSRPEYVTSFRDRHGKVRWRFRRKGYATHYFKAPFGTKAFEQEYADCLSAEPPKIGAGRIRPGSVADAIARYYSDNAFRDLRPSTQQVYRGVLERFRSTFGDDPIRALDAQRIARLMNAMRHKPHAAARLRKLLAQLFIIARREKLVPGTFDPVKDTRPPKADSEGYHRWTEAELTQFEDTHPLGTKPRLAFALLLYGAQRSGDVRFLTRTAIAEGRIRLKQSKTTNSVDVPIIVPLSEALQAGPLGDVLVLESRTGTAFTAKGFYNLIKRACIAAGLPHCSAHGLRKSAARRCREAGCSDEEGMAITGHKTVREYRRYAGEASQGSRADAAMAKVMANLSKKVASASNQDAEKAG
- a CDS encoding DUF4350 domain-containing protein; its protein translation is MSGGGSHFSRGAALALVVASAATLLFVLYAMGRGWDGNDGNNGGAHAAARGLNGFAGLADLLKRRGLQVTLSRSAAHLDDEALLILTPPHDSDGKELAELLQERRYVGPTLVILPKWLAAPPPPGATAEHPRGWVRLIGALAPTFTGDMKKLDMLDPAISAQRSWRGLGLAGTFPAPDAVQTVDDPDIIPLVSTGSGRTLAGYWDNGGFYPELAEAAGRPATEEDTDASAWPVVFVAEPDLMNNYGMADLQRAEAALQIVETTLEDYDLPVVFDLTLVGLGFAENPLTLAFRPPFLAATLCLALALLVIGWRAFRRFGAPVTPASALAMGKEQLARNGAALVQRTGRLHLLGPPYAAMLAARIGRALGIRESDPGLREAAIARTLAARGRDELDYAGHSEALRSARRPGDLLRAARALKVIERTVEE
- a CDS encoding stage II sporulation protein M codes for the protein MALSLRLTFRKSGDGEAPPDIEAASLRSDRFRLEREGEWRRLERIVTALEKGRPGRISDEDLLALPALYRQAASSLSVARETSLDAATLAYLEALVRRAFFQIYGTRQSLLSWLRGFLGGRWGAAVRGLWLDLCIALAVMIAGAVAGWLLVARDSEWYYALVPGEFVGGRQPGAEREVLERTLAGAEGPHGLSVFATYLFSNNAAVAIMAFALGFAFGIPTIMLLVGNMATLGAMLWLFCQAGLGWEFAAWLSIHGTTEIFAILLAGAAGIHIGRSMAFPGTLPLGAAAATSGRRAAQVMAGVVLMLVLAGLLEGYGRQLVEDPWARGTIGGTLLLFWIAYLFAFRPAGEGTA